One part of the Ornithodoros turicata isolate Travis chromosome 2, ASM3712646v1, whole genome shotgun sequence genome encodes these proteins:
- the LOC135383407 gene encoding cytochrome c oxidase subunit NDUFA4-like isoform X1 encodes MKSFSIQGLKKHPARLVHTSLIPLVVIVGAGAVGAVFYITRLATRNPDVSWNKKGNPEPWQEYKDKQYKFWSSKDLSTVPKPERPEF; translated from the exons ATGAAGAGCTTTTCGATCCAGGGGCTCAAAAAGCACCCAGCG CGTCTCGTCCATACTTCA CTGATCCCGCTGGTAGTAATTGTTGGTGCTGGAGCCGTAGGTGCAGTGTTCTACATCACACGTTTGGCAACGAGGAATCCTGATGTTAG CTGGAACAAAAAGGGCAATCCTGAGCCATGGCAGGAATACAAGGACAAGCAGTACAAG TTCTGGTCATCAAAGGATCTCAGTACTGTTCCCAAGCCCGAGAGGCCCGAGTTCTGA
- the LOC135383407 gene encoding cytochrome c oxidase subunit NDUFA4-like isoform X2, translating to MKSFSIQGLKKHPALIPLVVIVGAGAVGAVFYITRLATRNPDVSWNKKGNPEPWQEYKDKQYKFWSSKDLSTVPKPERPEF from the exons ATGAAGAGCTTTTCGATCCAGGGGCTCAAAAAGCACCCAGCG CTGATCCCGCTGGTAGTAATTGTTGGTGCTGGAGCCGTAGGTGCAGTGTTCTACATCACACGTTTGGCAACGAGGAATCCTGATGTTAG CTGGAACAAAAAGGGCAATCCTGAGCCATGGCAGGAATACAAGGACAAGCAGTACAAG TTCTGGTCATCAAAGGATCTCAGTACTGTTCCCAAGCCCGAGAGGCCCGAGTTCTGA